One part of the Bacillus sp. FJAT-27916 genome encodes these proteins:
- the ntdP gene encoding nucleoside tri-diphosphate phosphatase, with protein MRVPREGEEIQIHSYKHNGHIHRVWQETTVLKGTQYIVIGCNDRTLVTESDGRTWLTREPAITYFHSQYWFNIIGMLREDGIYYYCNLSSPFVFDGEAVKYIDYDLDIKVYPDMTYNLLDEDEYEQHKREMSYPNVIDHILRRNVEKLIGMIRAKKGPFAPEFVHSWYKRYVTIKNNER; from the coding sequence GTGCGAGTACCGAGAGAAGGAGAAGAAATCCAAATACACAGCTATAAGCATAATGGACACATCCACCGAGTTTGGCAAGAAACGACCGTTTTGAAGGGAACGCAATATATTGTGATTGGGTGCAATGACCGGACTCTCGTCACCGAAAGTGATGGCCGGACATGGCTGACGAGAGAACCTGCAATCACCTATTTCCATTCGCAATACTGGTTCAATATAATTGGCATGCTGCGAGAAGATGGGATTTATTATTACTGTAATTTAAGCTCCCCTTTCGTCTTTGATGGAGAAGCCGTAAAATATATCGATTATGATTTGGATATTAAAGTATATCCAGATATGACGTACAATTTACTTGATGAGGATGAATATGAGCAGCATAAGCGTGAAATGAGTTACCCAAATGTAATCGATCATATTCTAAGACGGAATGTGGAAAAATTAATCGGCATGATTCGGGCGAAGAAGGGACCGTTCGCGCCTGAATTTGTTCATAGCTGGTATAAGCGTTATGTAACGATCAAGAATAACGAAAGATAG